In Drosophila ananassae strain 14024-0371.13 chromosome 3R, ASM1763931v2, whole genome shotgun sequence, the DNA window ACGAAATCGATTGGCGTCGGTTGTGGCGGCGGCGGGGGAGTTGGATCCTCGACGGCTCTATCGGGCGGTTCGGTTCTGGGAATCGGCCTGGGCGGCAGCTTGAGGCCTCCAGGCGCCAGTCTTCACCTGGCTGATAAAAATCAGcaagagcagcaacagcaaaccCCCCAACAGTTGGCCGCCCAGTCTTTGGAAAACGGCAATGAAATGGTGAACCGGTGAGTACCTTTTCTGAAATTCAAAAAACCTTTTCTGTTCATGTATCAAGCAGCTTTTGTCTGGCTGTGATATGTTGTAGGCCACATTGAGTTGATGGTTTGTGACTTTGCTAAGGAGTTCGGTTTATTCAACACGGTTGCATGTAGACACCAACCGGATGTCTTGGGTGTGTGTCTTTACTAAGCATATTTTTACATTAGAGTTTGAGTTTTTTacgtatttattttttataaattaaaaagaaattaaaatttttagagAAGCAAAGATCTTAACAAGTAATATTTTCCAAATCATAATATCGTTCGATTCCAGGACTATCTCGTaaagaaaaagtttaaaaattataacgaattattttgatttaaaatttattaaaatttcaccCAAAACATCCCACCAAATCCCTTTGATTTTACTATAATTACATTTCAATTCCTCAGTCTCCATTATTTTCTCGCACAAAAATTGGCCCACGTGTTGGCTGCATCATTATTTGAAGTCAGACGCTTGTCAACTCCAACCAGGATAAGCTACCAACTcccaaatattatattttttaaaaaaactcCCCTCATTCCAAACATTGCATATCCCATTTCAGAGATTTCCTTTGAATTTCGTTTAGACCGTCATAAGATATCCGGGGAGCATTTCTTCTACGCTTTTCCAGAATTCCCAGTAAGTTTAATATGATTTATTGGTTTGTTTGCCGGAAATTACAGGCAGTTGGGTCCTGGCTTAGCTTTATTTCTTTCCGTTTTTTATGTGGTTCCGCCTCACACCACGGTCAACAGATGTCATCGGACAAACGGCAGGAAAAACTCcagaaaagcaaacaaaattgGCATACTACAAGTTTAAAGAGAGGAAAATCTTGGCATTTCTTGCCTTCGAGGGGGGAAAACTCCGTAAAGTGCTCTCCGAAAAATTCAAAGCATGAAGATGGCAAAATTAGAAAACTTTATTTGCCAAATGTCTGCAGGGAGGTCTGCCTCGGTTTTGACTCCCCCTCGGTTTGGGGTCTGTGTTTGCAACCCTCGGGGATATCCTTGGAGCTGCAGACAGGAAACGGAAGCTTTTGTGTGTCTCCCCCTCGATTTACCCCGCCTCCGCGCCGATGTGTTGATGACTTTCACTGACTATGAAATTTAAATGCGTTACGGAAATGTTTTGCGTTCGCTTTTTTGGTCGAGCAGACATATAAATTACAAAGGATTTTTATGGTCGTCCTTGCGCCTAGTTTGTGGTAGGGCGGAGGACGAGGACACGCAGCAGGTTTATTTTAAGTTGCGCCATAAAACTTTCACTAGTGCTGCGACCAGAGGGAACCTCCAGAGCATTGTTTATAATGTCTGCGGTCTGTCGACCTAGACCCGGACAGCATGGGGGATGCCCCGACCCCAATCCGGATCCGGGCCCGGATGGGGTCGCCGGAGTGGTGACAAAATTGCAACCCCCATAAATAcacgaaaacaaaacaattttaaagtgAACGGTTAAGATGTTTAAACCAAaatacatttatattttttttcttgtaggTTGaagtcaataaaaatattttatttagttaggtagtattttttttcagtgcaccATTAGCGACAGTCGTCGTGGCTGCTAGCTtgtccaatgcaaaattcaAAAGCATTTTAACGGCAGCAGCTGCGGAGTTTTTCTTTCTTGGTTGGAGTTAAGTTTTGGGAGAATTCCAAATTCATGGCACTTGCCAAGttctctatttttttaacaGACTGGCGGTGATTTGTTTGCGACAACCTGCTGGCAGGAGCAACATGTTGCTCCGACGCAcataattaaaatcaaaagtaCATGCCAGGAATTTACTTTAATATGCTCGACATTTCAAAAAACAGCTGATGACGAGCTTCAACCCCAAATCCAAAAACGTAGCAGCATTTATAGCTCCGAATTACTTTGCAATATGTTGTTCCCACAAGAACGTATTTACGGCATTTGCAGTGGGGATTTCCTCCTAAAATTGGCTTGAAAGTAACCCCCAAACGAGGTTGCCTTTAATGGGGAGGAAATTCCCATGCAAGAAGGTCGAGGAAAGGGCCCCAAAGCACACACCCCCTTCGATTTGGAAAGGACAAATCCCCCCACGTGCGTCAGCTCCCTGGGACCTCTAATTCGCATGCATTTATGCGTGACCATGAACAAGAACAGCTCCTGTTACCCCTGTTCCTGGTGGTCCGGCTGTTCCTCCTGTTTCATTCATCCTCCAAACAATGCACTCGTCCTGGCTGCGGCCACTCTCCAACGACAAGTTGTCAAGTCCTCTGGGCAAGCATCCTCGTGGTCCTTgttgtcctgtctgtcctcaGCCTAGTCTGGCTTAACTTCTGCTGTCCTGCGGGCTTGGTTTTTTCCACATGGTCTGCTCCTCTGTgttgaatttataattccatTTGTGGTTTTAATTTGGTAAATGTGAgattaattttattcaatttgtaTGGAGAGCAAGACCTAGTCTGGTTGCCCAGCATCTAGGGTTGGGTTAACGCTTCATTGACTGTCAATTGTTGGCAATCGaagcaaaaataaatggaaaggGAAATTAGGAATTGAAAAGCAGCTACGGGAAAATGTAAATTACAGATCAAAAGaatatctacaaatcgttcaaggtattccgttctggaatcggatagaaattggcaaagatatagccatccctTGGGGCCATATTAAGCATCCTTGCATTCTTCAtaatttcgaaggggatcccccaggaaatttgaagaaaaatcttaaaaatattttgtttttggattttgatgcagaatgatggagaatcgatctacgaattgtttaagatattccgctcatgaatcggatggaaattggcaaagatatagccatccaTTGGGGCCATATTGGGCATCCTTGCATTCTTcataattttgaaggggatcccccagaaaatttgaagaaaaatctaaaaaattttcttttcttagattttgatgcagaatgatgaaGAATCGACTTAGAAATCGTTGAAGGTATTCCGCTAAAGAATTGGATGATTTTTGCCGAAGATATGTCGAAGGTGGCCATATAGTGCCTCCATGCATTCTTcacaattttcaaatttgtaaaaaaaatttttaaaaagccTACACAAACAATTGATGTAATTTTTGTGTGGAAATAGATAAAGAATCGAGTTACAATTGTCTTAATCATACTTTTTTTCCGACGATTCTCTTATACCGGTTTCGGATTCGTCCATCATCTTCTCCAGATCTTTTTCCGCTTTAGGGTGCAAGCTGGTTATGAATATGTCCCGAGTGGCTCTGAACTTTCCGCAATTGTTCAGATGCTCGTTTTCCAGACGCAGAAGATTCCAAATCAGTCGTCGAAAAATCTCCAAGAAGAGCAGAAGTGATTTTCCATTGAAGGCCTTTAAAATACCCAAGTAGACAAGCGTAAATTCCAAAATCCAAGCGAATCGCAGCAACACGTTTTCAACAATGGCGAAGTAGTAAAGGCTCTGCAAATTtctttcaattatttattgtTATAGAATAAGATTTTCAAAACTCACCTTGGGATAGACTAGACTTTCGCGTAGGAATATATTCTCACCCTTCCAAATTCTAAAAAGACCAAAGTCCATCAATAAATCCCAAGATAGAGAATAAGTTGAGTTTATTAACGACATAATCAAATATGCCCAGGTCCAGGGATTCTGAAACAGGTGTCCATAATTGTCTACCACCAGCATCCATAAAATAggattaattttttcattaataacTTTATACTCACGATTCGTATTCATCTGAATGGTAGACAAGATAACATTAGTCATGGTCAGGACATACTTGATTGCATTCAATAGATACTCGATGGAAAAGGCTTTGCTGTCTATATATCTTCGAAGGCACTGAGCAAAACGACACCAGGAGGGCAAGCACCGGATTACGGCCACTGCATAGTCCGGTTCAAACTCAAAGGTATTCTCGCTACCCCAAAAATACCGGAAATAGAACCGCAGTTGATAGTAGAGGTCCACGGAGCATATAATGAGCGAATTCCACTGGTCGGCTATCCAAAAGTCAACGAATTTTACCTCATAGAACGGAGCCAGTATAACCCGCCCAAAGGTACGCATCAGCCAAAATCTGGCCGATGAGAAAAGAATGGGTATTGGATTCAGGAGCAGAGAAAATCCTATTATTGTATTGGCCAGTGGGATGAGGTACGGGTCTTTTATATAAAACTCTTCGTTAAACAAATAGAGCAGGATCCCCAAGGTACACATATACCCCATAGAGCTGCATATCAGCAATCCCTTAACGGCGCCCAACGCTTTCCGGCGTTCCACCTCGAAGATCAGGATGTGATTGACTCCCATCTTTTGCCAGATGTGCACATCAATGACCAGAATGAAGCTGAAAAGCATTCCGCCCACTAGTCCCCTATACAAGCTGTAAAACATAAACCGGAACTCATCCGACAAGTTAAGCGTAAGAACTAGATGATAAGGTCGCAAATTAGAGATCCCTATATCTCTCACCATTGATAATGGGCTTACGTGACAGAAGGCAAATCGTAGCTGACACAAGGAAGAGTCCCAGGAAGAAGGCGGCAAAGAACACCTGGACTGGTGGAGTGGGCTGACCGAGGGGCGGAACCCGTAGCTTGGCCATAGCCTTGGATCGATCCCCGTTGGTGAGGTACTCCGTGTACAGCTCCTCTACGGCTGTGATCATCTCGACCAGCACTGAGGTCTTCACGAATGGCGCCTGGAGCACAGTGCCTTCGTACCATCTAGTTGCAGCCGATGACTTAATATGCTTGTCATACTTTTTGCAAATTTTCCGAAAAGCAGTATGATTTAGGGCCTGATAGTTCTGCAGCATTATTAAGCTGAGGTGGCGATGGAAGTGTACCGATCTTTAGTGGTCTCCCAGCTACTTCACTTCCCAACTTACCTCAAATAGAACTCGCTCATGGCCAGGGGTAATTTGCGTCGCTTGGCCCGGGAAATATGAGCTTCATCGATTTCCACCTTGGAGCCCCTCGGTCCCTGCTGGCCATGACCACGGCCGACAGTCAGTTCGTACTTCAATGTGGCCAGTTTGCGTTGCGCCTCCGCTTCCTTGTGGGAGAAGAAGTTGTTGACTCTGGTCAACTCCTTCACACAGGTGTGGAAGAAATGATTCTCGAATTCTGTGTAGTACATATTGATCTCAGTACTGCTCGCCTCGGCTGGATCAGGGGCCTCCTCCACTGCTTGCATGATCATAGCTTTTAGTGCCTGTTTTTTGAAAGGTTGAGGATATCAGAGTCCCTCTAAATGATAAATAGTTTACATTATATCTTATATACTGCTGGCGCCATTCAGCGGTTAATAGACTCTCAAAGGTCTTGCCAAActtcatttttaaattccttttaaaaaaacatacaatATTTTAGGGATTGCGTTGAAATTATCAGACAATTGAAGCTAAGAAACAGATACCTTTTtgtgtttgaatttaaattagaagattttataattataagtTTGTTCAGAGTCGACGCCCAGGACCCAGTGTCCCTTGAAAGTTACCTTGGAATGAGGATTATCCTTTTCATCTCCTGGACATTATGTACCCTCAGGTTTCCCGGATTCGCCATTGTCCGCAAATTTCGACATGCGTTTCCCTTTccattttggaaaaaagttGACATTTTCGCTTTTGTTTTAGCGGACGATGTCCGCAGGACTCTGCGGCTTCGCCCACATCTCCTCCTCCAAGTTGTCTGGCTTTTCATGTTCAAGTCGGCTTTAATATATTCCCGGTTTTTTCGAGTTTTCCGCTTGTTTGAAGAGATATCATTAAAATTTGCTCGACAAGAGGGTGACTCAGGGCTAGTCTTCTCTGGGCTGGGCGCAACTCTTTGAGCTCGGTGGCCCTTCGATCGACAcccacaattcgatttcagCTGCCAGCCATTAGTcataagaaaagaaaattgGGGAGCAGAAAAATGTCGTCCACAGGCATCCCCAGTCATGATGAGTGGGTGGCCCAAAAGGACTCCCATCTCACCTCGGTCGTCATCATCAAAGCCAGCATTCATCTCCTCCCGGCTGCCAACCCCCA includes these proteins:
- the LOC6498279 gene encoding xenotropic and polytropic retrovirus receptor 1 homolog, producing MKFGKTFESLLTAEWRQQYIRYNALKAMIMQAVEEAPDPAEASSTEINMYYTEFENHFFHTCVKELTRVNNFFSHKEAEAQRKLATLKYELTVGRGHGQQGPRGSKVEIDEAHISRAKRRKLPLAMSEFYLSLIMLQNYQALNHTAFRKICKKYDKHIKSSAATRWYEGTVLQAPFVKTSVLVEMITAVEELYTEYLTNGDRSKAMAKLRVPPLGQPTPPVQVFFAAFFLGLFLVSATICLLSLLTLNLSDEFRFMFYSLYRGLVGGMLFSFILVIDVHIWQKMGVNHILIFEVERRKALGAVKGLLICSSMGYMCTLGILLYLFNEEFYIKDPYLIPLANTIIGFSLLLNPIPILFSSARFWLMRTFGRVILAPFYEVKFVDFWIADQWNSLIICSVDLYYQLRFYFRYFWGSENTFEFEPDYAVAVIRCLPSWCRFAQCLRRYIDSKAFSIEYLLNAIKYVLTMTNVILSTIQMNTNHNYGHLFQNPWTWAYLIMSLINSTYSLSWDLLMDFGLFRIWKGENIFLRESLVYPKSLYYFAIVENVLLRFAWILEFTLVYLGILKAFNGKSLLLFLEIFRRLIWNLLRLENEHLNNCGKFRATRDIFITSLHPKAEKDLEKMMDESETGIRESSEKKYD